Proteins encoded in a region of the Mixophyes fleayi isolate aMixFle1 chromosome 5, aMixFle1.hap1, whole genome shotgun sequence genome:
- the TBC1D7 gene encoding TBC1 domain family member 7, with protein MSEDSQRNFRSVYYEKVGFRGVEEKKSLEILLKDDRLDIEKLCTFSQRFSLPSMYRILVWKVLLGILPPHQETHSVVMVYRREHYDDVRHALQVIRVINESTPKIEVLLHVYNLETGKLSRSHIYPLGPKDELFLTIAGAVEEMVDDDVDCYWLIKNFVHHLDTKFKDSQPQLQKGFEHYLSLEDSRLVTHLKTCNALDKLPYELWFWKCFAGCLPASSLQRVWDKVISGSCKILVFVAVEILLTFKMKVIGLNNADSINKFLKKIPEDNTDPIVSKAIDLWHKHCGVPAHSV; from the exons ATGTCTGAAGATTCTCAGAGGAACTTCCGATCTGTGTACTATGAAAAAGTTGGTTTCCGTGGAGTGGAGGAGAAGAAATCCTTGGAAATTTTGCTGAAAGATGACCGTTTAG ATATTGAGAAGCTCTGTACCTTCAGTCAAAGATTTTCTCTCCCATCCATGTACCGAATTCTTGTATGGAAAGTGCTTTTAG GAATCCTGCCTCCTCACCAGGAGACTCACTCTGTGGTGATGGTCTACCGGAGGGAGCATTATGATGACGTTCGCCATGCTCTGCAGGTTATTCGTGTCATCAATGAATCCACCCCCAAGATTGAGGTCTTGCTCCACGTGTATAACTTGGAGACAGGGAAACTGTCTAGAAGTCATATATACCCTCTG GGACCAAAGGATGAGTTATTCCTGACTATAGCTGGTGCAGTGGAGGAGATGGTTGATGATGATGTGGACTGTTATTGGCTTATCAAAAATTTTGTGCATCATTTAGATACTAAGTTTAAGGATTCTCAGCCCCAGCTG CAGAAAGGATTTGAGCATTACCTAAGTCTAGAGGACAGCAGACTTGTGACTCACCTTAAGACGTGCAACGCACTGGATAAGCTTCCGTATGAATTGTGGTTTTGGAAGTGCTTTGCAGGTTGTTTACCAGCATCCAGTTTACAAAG GGTATGGGACAAAGTTATTAGTGGATCCTGCAAGATTCTTGTATTTGTTGCTGTGGAGATCCTACTAACCTTCAAAATGAAAGTGATTGGTCTAAATAATGCAGATAGTATTAATAAATTTCTTAAAAAA ATTCCTGAAGACAACACAGACCCAATAGTCAGCAAAGCTATAGATCTGTGGCATAAACACTGCGGAGTGCCTGCCCATTCAGTGTGA